The Melitaea cinxia chromosome 24, ilMelCinx1.1, whole genome shotgun sequence genome window below encodes:
- the LOC123665448 gene encoding KH domain-containing, RNA-binding, signal transduction-associated protein 2-like isoform X1 — MADKYDKNGYNSSDFKRNPQDMKEQEQEQDGEDGSKINEKAGEYMRELLSEKIKLNNAKFPISSRLIDSEVAKVQASGRVPAKDFKYVDVYRDKPNKVTVKVLVPVKEHPKVNFVGKLLGPKGNTMKQLQEETMCKMAILGRGSMRDRQKEEELRNSLDPKYAHLSDELHVEISALAPPAEAHARIAYALAEVKKYLIPDTNDMIRQTQMREIMERDTVIPKRPLLEAPGNKSVVYSACTVTKRSFSYQDPVLDTAGAPPPHAVARPAAPRMPPAPMRPVPGKTKVFSILDRARAAMESSYSYEDPYAVSEPPVPRGPPRAAPEPDYYYDRSQERYYDEDSYYKDEGRDFKASARDVGTRRPGPSNPRHYARASPYARPPKPTQKKRSQ; from the exons atggCGGACAAATACGATAAAAACGGTTATAACAGTAGTGATTTTAAAAGGAATCCTCAAGATATGAAAGAACAGGAGCAAGAGCAAGATGGCGAAGATGGATCAAAAATTAACGAAAAAGCCGGCGAATATATGAGAGAATTATTAAGtgaaaaaataaagctaaacAATGCAAAATTCCCTATTTCGTCACGTCTAATTGATAGcg AAGTAGCAAAAGTACAGGCTTCAGGTCGAGTACCCGCCAAGGACTTCAAATATGTAGATGTCTACAGGGACAAACCGAATAAGGTCACCGTCAAAGTTTTGGTGCCAGTGAAGGAGCATCCTAAG gtGAACTTTGTTGGAAAGCTCCTAGGGCCAAAAGGAAACACAATGAAACAACTGCAAGAGGAGACCATGTGTAAAATGGCCATACTTGGTAGGGGATCAATGAGAGACAG acaaaaagaagaagaactCCGCAACTCATTGGACCCCAAGTATGCTCATTTGTCGGATGAATTACACGTAGAGATATCTGCGTTGGCCCCACCGGCCGAGGCTCATGCCAGGATTGCATATGCTCTGGCAGAGGTCAAGAAATATCTAATACCCGATACAAACGACATGATCAGACAAACGCAAATGCGGGAAATTATGGAAAGAG ATACTGTGATCCCGAAGCGGCCTTTGCTCGAAGCGCCCGGTAACAAGAGCGTCGTATACAGTGCTTGCACCGTCACGAAACGTTCCTTCTCCTACCAGGATCCCGTTCTCGACACGGCAG GTGCTCCGCCCCCTCACGCAGTGGCCCGTCCCGCGGCGCCCCGCATGCCCCCAGCCCCCATGCGGCCCGTGCCAGGCAAGACCAAGGTCTTCAGTATCCTAGACAGAGCCCGCGCAGCAATGGAGTCATCTTACTCGTATGAGGATCCGTACGCTGTTTCCGAGCCACCG GTACCTCGCGGTCCACCACGTGCCGCCCCTGAACCAGATTACTACTACGATCGAAGCCAGGAACGCTATTATGATGAAGATTCCTACTATAAGGATGAAGGCAGAGACTTCAAGGCCTCCGCTCGTGACGTAGGGACTAGGAGGCCTGGGCCCTCTAACCCGCGTCACTACGCTAGGGCTTCGCCCTACGCCCGCCCGCCCAA GCCGACACAGAAAAAACGTTCACAATAA
- the LOC123665468 gene encoding dynein light chain roadblock-type 2-like: MATEVEETIKRIQAHKGVMGVVIVNHEGIPIKSSLDNATSVLYAGLLGQLTEKARNVVREMDSTNELSFLRVRSRRHEILIAPDREFILIVIQNTSD; encoded by the exons ATG GCGACAGAAGTTGAAGAAACTATTAAGAGGATCCAGGCCCACAAGGGTGTTATGGGTGTCGTCATCGTAAATCACGAAG GCATTCCTATTAAAAGTTCTTTAGATAACGCAACTTCGGTGCTCTACGCTGGTTTGCTTGGTCAACTTACGGAGAAAGCTAGGAATGTTGTCCGTGaaatg gATTCTACAAATGAGTTATCATTTTTAAGAGTGAGAAGTAGAAGGCACGAGATATTGATTGCACCGGACAGAGAGTTTATACTAATCGTCATCCAGAACACTTCGGACTAG
- the LOC123665448 gene encoding KH domain-containing, RNA-binding, signal transduction-associated protein 2-like isoform X2 — MADKYDKNGYNSSDFKRNPQDMKEQEQEQDGEDGSKINEKAGEYMRELLSEKIKLNNAKFPISSRLIDSEVAKVQASGRVPAKDFKYVDVYRDKPNKVTVKVLVPVKEHPKVNFVGKLLGPKGNTMKQLQEETMCKMAILGRGSMRDRQKEEELRNSLDPKYAHLSDELHVEISALAPPAEAHARIAYALAEVKKYLIPDTNDMIRQTQMREIMERGAPPPHAVARPAAPRMPPAPMRPVPGKTKVFSILDRARAAMESSYSYEDPYAVSEPPVPRGPPRAAPEPDYYYDRSQERYYDEDSYYKDEGRDFKASARDVGTRRPGPSNPRHYARASPYARPPKPTQKKRSQ; from the exons atggCGGACAAATACGATAAAAACGGTTATAACAGTAGTGATTTTAAAAGGAATCCTCAAGATATGAAAGAACAGGAGCAAGAGCAAGATGGCGAAGATGGATCAAAAATTAACGAAAAAGCCGGCGAATATATGAGAGAATTATTAAGtgaaaaaataaagctaaacAATGCAAAATTCCCTATTTCGTCACGTCTAATTGATAGcg AAGTAGCAAAAGTACAGGCTTCAGGTCGAGTACCCGCCAAGGACTTCAAATATGTAGATGTCTACAGGGACAAACCGAATAAGGTCACCGTCAAAGTTTTGGTGCCAGTGAAGGAGCATCCTAAG gtGAACTTTGTTGGAAAGCTCCTAGGGCCAAAAGGAAACACAATGAAACAACTGCAAGAGGAGACCATGTGTAAAATGGCCATACTTGGTAGGGGATCAATGAGAGACAG acaaaaagaagaagaactCCGCAACTCATTGGACCCCAAGTATGCTCATTTGTCGGATGAATTACACGTAGAGATATCTGCGTTGGCCCCACCGGCCGAGGCTCATGCCAGGATTGCATATGCTCTGGCAGAGGTCAAGAAATATCTAATACCCGATACAAACGACATGATCAGACAAACGCAAATGCGGGAAATTATGGAAAGAG GTGCTCCGCCCCCTCACGCAGTGGCCCGTCCCGCGGCGCCCCGCATGCCCCCAGCCCCCATGCGGCCCGTGCCAGGCAAGACCAAGGTCTTCAGTATCCTAGACAGAGCCCGCGCAGCAATGGAGTCATCTTACTCGTATGAGGATCCGTACGCTGTTTCCGAGCCACCG GTACCTCGCGGTCCACCACGTGCCGCCCCTGAACCAGATTACTACTACGATCGAAGCCAGGAACGCTATTATGATGAAGATTCCTACTATAAGGATGAAGGCAGAGACTTCAAGGCCTCCGCTCGTGACGTAGGGACTAGGAGGCCTGGGCCCTCTAACCCGCGTCACTACGCTAGGGCTTCGCCCTACGCCCGCCCGCCCAA GCCGACACAGAAAAAACGTTCACAATAA
- the LOC123665382 gene encoding SH3 domain-binding protein 5-like — MSDSAAECSETLDPRVQIELERLNTATDEINRLEVELDEARLAFRRLLAEGHLRIQQLTKKLGTSIHKARPYYEARFRANITSQELQAANLAYDKANSAHAAAREMVYLAEQGLARLAEGSGGVTLDPAWQEMLNHATHRVNQAESDRASATVTQRSKAATHRAAATLVQQLQNSLKRHIAKSRPYFEEKARINSALETQKARIQTLEEQVAEAKQKYSSALRNLERISDEIHRHRSRRQSAKNEIDRSTITDTASESNASETLEEICSQNNDENVREWLRRVDRSDPDTWTEIDLDYSSPEEISFEKCLLRPRSSPDKSSPPSPAECRASAASPRRIITRARDQALRAELERGRRQSLDALLHDTGEKVKEMFQGLSLFGERRGSGPGSAPRTPRRASPRRRSPASSASDERYSDTDSLASVEMLTDEQIASLMLDAQLEAVCERLAGVASCRVARSPHSPEARY; from the exons ATGAGCGATAGTGCCGCTGAATGTTCTGAAACTCTAGATCCTCGGGTACAg atTGAGCTAGAAAGGCTTAATACAGCCACAGATGAAATAAATAGACTAGAAGTAGAGTTAGACGAAGCCCGTCTTGCCTTCCGTAGACTCCTTGCCGAGGGCCACCTGCGGATACAGCAACTGACTAAGAAACTTGGCACGAGTATACATAAAGCACGGCCTTATTATGAAGCTAGATTTAGAgctaatatt ACGTCTCAAGAGCTACAAGCAGCCAACCTTGCATATGACAAAGCAAACAGTGCTCATGCAGCGGCAAGGGAAATGGTGTATTTGGCAGAACAGGGCTTGGCAAGACTTGCTGAAGGTTCTGGTGGGGTCACTCTGGACCCCGCCTGGCAAGAAATGCTCAATCATGCTACACACCGTGTTAACcaa GCGGAGTCAGACCGAGCGTCCGCGACGGTGACGCAGCGGTCTAAGGCCGCGACACACAGGGCGGCCGCCACGCTGGTACAGCAACTACAGAATAGCCTAAAACGACACATCGCTAAGTCAAG ACCATATTTTGAAGAGAAAGCTCGAATAAATTCTGCATTGGAAACTCAAAAAGCCAGGATACAGACCTTAGAGGAACAAGTGGCGGAAGCTAAGCAGAAATATTCTTCAGCTTTGAGAAACTTGGAGCGAATATCTGACGAAATACACCGACATCGATCTAGGAGGCAGTCTGCTAAGAATG AAATAGATCGCTCAACAATAACAGACACGGCGAGTGAATCAAACGCAAGCGAAACTTTAGAAGAAATTTGCTCGCAAAACAATGATGAAAATGTACGCGAGTGGTTACGGAGAGTAGATAGAAGCGACCCGGACACTTGGACAGAGATCGACCTTGACTACTCCAGCCCTGAAGAg ATAAGTTTCGAAAAATGTTTGCTACGACCTCGGTCGTCACCAGACAAGTCATCACCGCCCAGTCCAGCGGAATGCCGTGCATCGGCCGCATCCCCCCGGCGGATCATCACCAGGGCGAGGGACCAGGCCTTGCGGGCTGAACTCGAACGAGGTCGCAGACAGAGTCTCGACGCTCTATTGCATGATACTGGCGAGAAGGTCAAGGAAATGTTCCAGG GGCTGTCTCTGTTCGGCGAGCGGCGCGGCTCGGGCCCGGGCTCCGCCCCGCGCACCCCGCGCCGCGCCTCCCCGCGCCGCCGCTCGCCCGCCTCCTCCGCCTCCGACGAGCGCTACTCCGACACCGACAGCCTGGCCAG